Genomic DNA from Dermacentor silvarum isolate Dsil-2018 unplaced genomic scaffold, BIME_Dsil_1.4 Seq29, whole genome shotgun sequence:
AGAATGTTACGGGATCCACGTCCATCATAAagcgttgcttcatccccactataCACAAAGTATACTGGTGTTAGCTATTACATTCAGAATGATTGCACATTGTTCGAGCAAATGAACTGCCGAGACAGTGGAATTAGGAAAGTTGTGTTCAGGCAAACCAACTGTTTCTATTGAAGACGAACAGTGATTTTTGCTCTCGTAAAAGAGGACGCAAAAAAAGTGAAAGATATGCAAGACCAGCAATTGACCTCAAAGCCACCGTTGTCGAGCACGTCGCTCTGCAGATACTGTGCTTTTTGGTCACACTTATGGGTATGATTAAGAGCTAACCCTTTTCAGACCCAACATAATACTACTGACATTATTTTCAACCGGTCTCTTACAAACCTGAAAAACGAAATAATGCTCGACGGCACGGGGATATGCGCCCAGCAGCACCTCCACGTATCTTTACAAAAACCAGTTTCTTCAGCTTGTTCAGATTAAATTGTCTTTTGTTAGCCTAAACAGTTCAATCGAGGTTTAACATAACCCGGCGGTTCGTTACGCTCACTTTTCATTCTGCATTGCCATGTCAATCTCGTGGCATTTCAATTGTATATACCACACCCTCATTTATGCCTTCGCTGACGAtgccaggggacgtattctgcgacgatcactgtCGGCGATAATATCGCCTCGGCGACAGTATagccgtcaggcgcgcgctgagtgactggttgagcaaaatcggatgagctgattggctggttgagccctaggtcacgcgaaggcgatagtatcaccGAGGCGATCATCGCAGAATACGTCTCCGGGATTATATCCTCCCAAAAGCCATTGCCCATCATCGTGAACATCAACTTTCATTCTTTTCAATGTTAAAGCAGAAACGAAAAGATTAAAAAATTTCGGTGTAACACAAAGCTAGGTGCAGGCGGCAAGGGTTTATCATCGCGGCCACCACTTTTCGAGATGCATATACCGTTTGCAAGACGTTCaactggggacgtattctgctaCGATCGCCTCGGCGATGCTATTGCCTTCGCGTGACGTTgggttcaaccagccaatcagatCATCCGATTTTGTTCAACCAGCGAACCAGCGCGCCTGCTGGCGATACTGTGgccgaggcgatagtatcgccgaaactGATCGTCGTAGAATACTTCCCCCGATTTAAGCAGCAGTGACGATgaatacggaacatcactgctTAAGTGTTTCGCCGCAGTGCTTTTGGAAACCAGTCAAGTTAACCGCACGTAAATGTCAAGTTAACAACGCACCTTATGCTACCAAAGACTCACTGACCGCCGTAACGGGAGTCCTCGCTCTTCAGTTACGTAATGACAACCAGGAACACGACAGGGCCACTAGGCGAAAGCCACCGTAGACAAAACGTGAACGCAGATGGTATTGTTGGCATAGATCGAACACAACAACAATGGTACGTTTTGAAAATTGTTCTACGTGCATTTATATATTTCCATGAATATAAGACGGGGTAAGCGTCGGGTTTCCACGTTGTCCGAAAGTTCATACTTTGGCATTACTTGTCGAGCACAAAATAAACTCTAGAAGTCGTTCGTTCCACACTATCGCGTTGGAATCCAATATGCTCCAAAGAGGCATGCCGGAAACACCATATATGAAGTTCAGCTGTTCAAGGTGCCACTATAGTAAGGGCACTGTCACATTTCTTTCTGCGTGCCTATTGGCACCCTTTTCAAGACCCGGCCATATAAATCCTGCATTCGCTTTAGCAGTGTTTCGTACCGGTATGCGCCATTCAGGCCGGCGGACATAGCGCCCTGGTCCGTACCGAGTTGAACCACGACTGCGTTTTCATACTTGGCGTAGCGCTCGACGAAGTGTTTCAGTACAGCCTGCTGCAGGACACGCGGGTACGACGAGTTGCCCCGGAGGCAGGCCTCGAGCGCGTCGCAAACCGCGACTCTGAGGGTCTGGTAGCGTAGGTTGGCGTTGTAGCCGGTTATCTTTTCGAGCCAGCTCCCGAACTCGTGCCCGAGTCCCGGCTCGTTGGCCAACGGATCCTCGCTGAGCAGCGACTGGATAGAAACTAGCACTGTCTCGAGGGTCATGTCTGCGCTCCACGATGGACCGGGAAAGGTGCCCAGGATGCTAAGCGAGACCAGCCCGCTGCTGTACAGGTTCGGATTGAAGCGCACCCTTCCGGAGTTCGTTGTCATGAGGCGTACCAGCGGTGGCCTGGCGGGGTAGTCCGGGAGGCACGTGAGCACGAAGTGGAAGAAGCCTCCTTCGTAAGGCGTGTCGTCGGGTCCCACGACGACGGCGTGGACGTTCGTGATGTTGTTCTCTTCTGGTTCGACGAACACGCCAGGCGGCGGGTCGTCGAAGATGTGCACGAGGTCGCGATTGAGCCTCAGCAGGCACTGCGTCGAAGGCTGCTCGGGCTGGCTCCAAGCGGGCTCTAAGCTAAAGGCGGCTGCTCGTCGCGCGGTTTCGTCGCTGGTGGAAGTATGGGCGACGGCGTTCGCAAGCGGACGACGCTGCATTCCGTTACCCTTTGTGCCCAGTGCTCTGACTAGCTTTGACCAGCTCTGATCGCCTGGCACTGACCTGTGAAATGTCTCCCTTCACGTGCTTGCTTGCACTGCAAATCGTGGCCGACACCTACTACGGGGGATGGGCCAAGAAGCCGGCAGTTAAATCTGGAGAGCAGGTAAAAGCCTAAAataaaaaagcaggaaagaaaaGGAGCGAGAGGAAGAAATTGCACGAAGACAACAGAACAAATTATAAAGAGTCTAATTTTGGCGAAGAAAACTTTTTTTGCTGACGTTGATTCATTTTCAACACATATGCCTTCACATCGTCTTCGTCGTTGTAGCGCTGTACCTGCCGCTGTAGTTTCCGAGAGAGAGGGAATAACTTTTACACAGAAGAGCCTGCGAGCGTGGGTAGTTCTACCGCTGTACAGTGGGTGCTCCcttcagtccaggagtccagcggccttagctgccctttgCTCGGTCGACCAGTCCGTGCTGGTCCGTCGAGCCTAAGCGGACAGCACTATTTCCCATTATGCTTTCCTTCTATTTAAATACATGGAAACGGGGAAATTCATTTTGCTCGGTCTTCACTGCGCCAAATTTGATCAGGTTTGTTGCACTTGAAAGAAGTTAAACGCACTTAGGGACTTCAAGATGCaggtttcttgttttttttaggTTGTCGATTGTTTTTTTACTGAGCTTGTTGAATATTACAAAACTAAAAATACAGACACAAATGGCAAGTTTTCAACTCTGCAACTCAGTAATAAACAATGTCAGAATCCTGTAAACTGGCCTTGATAAGATAACGTAATCGGACGAAAATTATGTATTATACACTGCTTCCAAATATCCCACTAATTTGTCAGTATATAAAATTCTCAAAACCCTCCTAGGGCATTGTAACAATATAATAAAATATGTAAACTCATGAAAGAGAAAAATGTCATCAGCCCGAGTGTAGCACAAagataaattatggggttttacgtgccaaaaccagtatctgattacgaggcacgtcgtagtgggggactccggaataatttctatcacctggggttctttaaggtgcacctaaatctaagtacacgggtgttttcgcatttcgtccccatcgaaatgcgccgccgtggccgggatttgatgccgcgacctcatgcttagcagcccaacactatagctaCTAAGAGCACGAACGCATATACAGAAAGAAAATCCATACGGGTAGATATCTCTATAAAACACGTTaacgggctagttggtgcatgattAATTACCATAATTGTGGCACAGCAAAAAACGAGGAACGATACAAGCAACGTCATAGACAACAGTAAAGCTATACGGGTTTCTCAGACACGCAGTGGAAATCGGGTGGACGACacattttccctttcatgaacctttCTCTATCTTGCGTCCTTGCGCAGAACAGATGATGCCAAACTGTAAACTCATCATACCaactttgtccgctttagatgctcatAAAAGATGCACAATTGTAAATACACACGCAATTTGCACGTGCAGGACGATGAGCGAGACTTGGTCCTGTATATGTTGAGACATTTACAATTATGCATCCTACACATTCGCCCAGTTCTTTATAGTTCTATAGCAGATTCAGTTGACAGAACTGCGTGTCGTTTTCGGTGCAGAGTTATATATTCGTAAAGTTCGTGTTTTAATCATTTTTACAATACCAATCTTCGACAATGTTTGTAGAAATACTATATGAAATCCTAAATAGAAATTGTGCTTCCTACTATTGTTataatttatctctctctcaagTGCAACGTATTTTGTTCAAATACGTCCAGAGGGTGTCTCATAAGAGCATGCATTTCTACGTTTTACGTGTACTTGAATAGAGAAATTGGAGTTGGCCTCGCGCTAAAACATCGTCAAGGAGCATGTGAAGCACAAAGTTAGGTTGATAGCCAGAATAATGTTAAAATGAGATGGGGTATAAACACAAGGGTCGCGGAACAGGCATCTTGGCAATCTAGCATATTCGGCTAGCAGCGTGACGATCTATATGGCAAGTAAGGGAAGTGGCAGGAAAGAGCGCCGAGTTACGAGAATCTTTATTGCAAATGCTTACAAGCC
This window encodes:
- the LOC119434863 gene encoding ubiquitin-conjugating enzyme E2 Z produces the protein MQRRPLANAVAHTSTSDETARRAAAFSLEPAWSQPEQPSTQCLLRLNRDLVHIFDDPPPGVFVEPEENNITNVHAVVVGPDDTPYEGGFFHFVLTCLPDYPARPPLVRLMTTNSGRVRFNPNLYSSGLVSLSILGTFPGPSWSADMTLETVLVSIQSLLSEDPLANEPGLGHEFGSWLEKITGYNANLRYQTLRVAVCDALEACLRGNSSYPRVLQQAVLKHFVERYAKYENAVVVQLGTDQGAMSAGLNGAYRYETLLKRMQDLYGRVLKRVPIGTQKEM